One part of the Sneathia vaginalis genome encodes these proteins:
- the pflB gene encoding formate C-acetyltransferase: MDAWRGFKTGKWDKEINVADFIELNYTEYTGDGSFLEGPTDATKKLWDKLMPMIKEEREKGIYDAETKKPSQIDAYGPGYIEKDLEQIVGLQTDKPLKRAIFPNGGLRMVKNSLEAFGYKLDDETNEIYTKYRKTHNDGVFSAYTQDIKLARHAGVITGLPDAYGRGRIIGDYRRVALYGVDYLIEKKQEDFDKIDGNDMTADMVRDREEIFDQIAALKALKRMAEGYGFDISKPATTAKEAIQWLYFGYLGAAKDQNGAAMSMGRTSTFLDIFIQRDLEEGRINEKQAQEYIDHFIMKLRIIRFLRTPEYDALFSGDPVWVTESIGGIGRDGRSLVTKNSFRILHTLYNLGPAPEPNLTVLWSEKLPKPWKKFCAQVSIDTSSLQYENDDLMRPEFGTDYGIACCVSPMTIGKQMQFFGARVNLPKALLYAINGGKDEVKGTQVTPLGEFEPIKGDYLNFEEVWEKYDKMLDWLATTYVKALNIIHYMHDKYSYEAFEMSLHDSKIKRTEAFGIAGLSIVADSLAAIKHGKVRIIRDENGVAIDYKNEGEDYVPFGNNNDETDQFAVDIVKIFMNKIRTHKMYRNAIPTQSVLTITSNVVYGKKTGNTPDGRLAGKPFGPGANPMHGRDTSGAVASLASVAKIPFEDANDGISYTFAITPGTLGKDRDEKQENLVGLLDGYMHQTGHHLNVNVFGRELLEDAMEHPEKYPQLTIRVSGYAVNFVRLTREQQLDVINRTISDKM, encoded by the coding sequence ATGGACGCTTGGAGAGGATTTAAGACCGGTAAATGGGACAAAGAAATAAATGTCGCAGATTTTATTGAATTAAATTATACTGAATATACAGGAGATGGAAGTTTCCTAGAAGGACCAACTGATGCAACTAAGAAATTATGGGATAAATTAATGCCTATGATTAAAGAAGAAAGAGAAAAAGGTATCTATGATGCAGAAACAAAGAAACCATCACAAATAGATGCTTATGGTCCTGGATACATTGAAAAGGATTTAGAACAAATAGTAGGACTACAAACAGATAAACCATTAAAAAGAGCAATCTTCCCTAATGGTGGATTAAGAATGGTTAAAAACAGTCTAGAAGCATTTGGTTATAAATTAGATGATGAAACAAATGAAATTTATACTAAATACAGAAAGACACATAATGACGGTGTTTTCTCAGCATATACACAAGATATTAAATTAGCAAGACACGCAGGTGTTATAACTGGTTTACCAGATGCATATGGAAGAGGAAGAATAATAGGTGACTACAGAAGAGTTGCTTTATATGGTGTTGACTACTTAATTGAAAAGAAACAAGAAGACTTCGATAAGATAGATGGAAATGACATGACAGCTGATATGGTTAGAGATAGAGAAGAAATATTTGACCAAATAGCTGCATTAAAAGCATTAAAGAGAATGGCTGAAGGATATGGATTCGATATTTCTAAACCAGCTACAACAGCTAAAGAAGCTATACAATGGTTATACTTTGGATATTTAGGAGCTGCTAAAGACCAAAATGGTGCTGCCATGAGTATGGGAAGAACTTCTACATTCTTAGACATCTTTATTCAAAGAGACTTAGAAGAAGGAAGAATAAATGAAAAACAAGCACAAGAATATATAGATCACTTCATCATGAAGTTAAGAATTATAAGATTCTTAAGAACACCTGAATATGATGCATTATTCAGTGGAGACCCAGTTTGGGTAACTGAATCAATCGGTGGTATAGGAAGAGATGGAAGATCATTAGTTACTAAGAACTCATTCAGAATTTTACATACATTATATAACTTAGGACCAGCTCCAGAACCAAACTTAACAGTATTATGGTCAGAAAAATTACCTAAACCTTGGAAGAAATTCTGTGCTCAAGTTTCAATCGATACATCATCATTACAATATGAAAATGACGATTTAATGAGACCAGAATTTGGTACTGACTATGGTATCGCATGTTGTGTATCACCTATGACAATAGGTAAACAAATGCAATTCTTTGGTGCCAGAGTTAACTTACCAAAAGCATTATTATATGCTATAAACGGTGGTAAAGATGAAGTTAAAGGAACTCAAGTTACACCACTTGGAGAATTTGAACCAATTAAAGGAGACTACTTAAACTTCGAAGAAGTTTGGGAAAAATATGATAAGATGCTAGACTGGTTAGCAACTACATATGTTAAAGCATTAAACATCATTCACTATATGCATGACAAATATTCATATGAAGCATTTGAAATGTCATTACATGATTCTAAGATAAAGAGAACAGAAGCATTTGGTATCGCAGGATTATCAATTGTTGCTGACTCATTAGCTGCTATTAAACATGGTAAAGTTAGAATTATAAGAGATGAAAATGGTGTTGCAATAGACTATAAGAACGAAGGAGAAGACTACGTTCCATTCGGTAATAACAATGACGAAACTGACCAATTTGCAGTAGATATAGTTAAGATCTTCATGAACAAGATAAGAACACACAAGATGTACAGAAACGCAATACCTACTCAATCAGTATTAACAATAACTTCAAATGTTGTATACGGTAAGAAGACAGGTAATACACCAGATGGTAGATTAGCTGGTAAACCATTCGGACCAGGTGCAAACCCAATGCACGGAAGAGATACTAGTGGAGCAGTTGCATCATTAGCATCAGTTGCTAAGATACCGTTTGAAGATGCAAATGATGGTATTTCATACACATTCGCAATTACACCAGGTACTTTAGGAAAAGATAGAGATGAAAAACAAGAAAATCTAGTAGGATTATTAGATGGATATATGCATCAAACAGGACACCACTTAAATGTTAACGTATTTGGTAGAGAATTACTTGAAGATGCTATGGAACACCCAGAAAAATACCCACAATTAACTATAAGAGTTTCAGGATATGCTGTAAACTTTGTAAGATTGACAAGAGAACAACAATTAGATGTTATAAACAGAACAATATCTGACAAGATGTAG
- the pflA gene encoding pyruvate formate-lyase-activating protein, with amino-acid sequence MKGFIHSFESFGTKDGPGIRFVLFMQGCPLRCLYCHNVDTWNIKDRKKILEPEEVFHEIEKVQGFIRTGGVTISGGEPLVQPDFIKEVFKLCKEHGIHTALDTSGYIFTQRAKEVLEYVDLVLLDIKHINPDKYKILTSVNLAPTLKFAEYLKEINKPVWLRYVLVPGYTDGEEDLHKWGEYCSKLTNVQRVDVLPFHQMGAPKWEMMKRVYVLKNNPTPTPEQVRKAEDIFKSYGLPVRLTNR; translated from the coding sequence ATGAAGGGTTTTATACATTCGTTTGAAAGTTTTGGAACAAAGGATGGACCAGGAATAAGATTTGTATTATTTATGCAAGGTTGCCCTTTAAGATGTTTATATTGTCATAATGTGGATACATGGAATATTAAAGATAGAAAAAAGATATTGGAACCAGAAGAAGTATTTCACGAAATTGAAAAAGTTCAGGGATTTATACGTACAGGTGGTGTAACAATATCAGGTGGAGAACCACTTGTTCAACCAGATTTCATAAAAGAAGTATTTAAATTATGTAAAGAACACGGTATTCATACAGCTTTAGATACATCTGGATATATTTTTACACAAAGAGCAAAAGAAGTATTAGAATACGTTGACTTAGTATTGCTTGATATCAAGCATATAAATCCTGATAAGTACAAGATATTAACATCTGTAAATTTAGCACCAACATTAAAGTTTGCAGAATATCTAAAGGAAATAAATAAGCCAGTTTGGTTGAGATATGTATTAGTGCCTGGATATACTGATGGCGAAGAAGATCTCCATAAATGGGGAGAATATTGCTCAAAATTAACAAATGTACAAAGAGTAGATGTATTACCATTTCACCAAATGGGAGCACCCAAATGGGAAATGATGAAAAGGGTTTATGTCTTAAAAAATAATCCTACACCAACTCCAGAACAAGTAAGAAAAGCTGAAGATATATTTAAATCTTATGGATTACCTGTAAGATTAACCAATAGATAA
- a CDS encoding class II fructose-bisphosphate aldolase produces MKYNYKDFGLVNTREMFAKANKEGYAVPAFNFNNLEQLQAIIEACVEMGAPVILQVSSSARNYIGRDMIPWLGRAAVEYVKAAGSDIPVALHLDHGPSYEIAEDCILNGFSSVMIDASKYDYDENVAISKKVADFAHKYDVTVEAELGVLAGIEDEVHAEEHIFTRPEEVEDFVSKTGVDSLAIAIGTSHGAYKFKPGDNPHIRLDILKEIEKRIPGFPIVLHGSSSVPQQYVRIINENGGKIEDALGIPDEQLHMASKSAVAKINVDTDGRLAFTAGVRKAFADDPTVFDPRKYLAKGREFMKKYYKEKIVDVYGAEGAYKKGKERK; encoded by the coding sequence ATGAAGTATAACTATAAAGATTTCGGTTTAGTTAATACTAGAGAAATGTTTGCTAAGGCAAATAAAGAAGGATATGCAGTTCCAGCTTTCAATTTCAATAACTTAGAACAATTACAAGCTATAATTGAAGCATGTGTTGAAATGGGAGCACCAGTAATTCTTCAAGTTTCATCAAGTGCAAGAAATTATATCGGTAGAGACATGATTCCTTGGTTAGGTAGAGCAGCAGTTGAATACGTTAAGGCAGCAGGTTCAGATATACCAGTTGCATTACACCTTGATCATGGTCCAAGCTACGAAATAGCTGAAGACTGTATTTTAAATGGTTTCTCATCAGTTATGATAGATGCATCTAAATATGATTATGATGAAAATGTAGCAATTTCAAAGAAAGTTGCTGACTTTGCACATAAATATGATGTAACAGTTGAAGCTGAATTAGGAGTTTTAGCTGGTATAGAAGACGAAGTACACGCTGAAGAACATATCTTTACTCGTCCAGAAGAAGTAGAAGATTTCGTATCTAAGACAGGTGTAGATTCATTAGCTATCGCTATAGGAACATCACATGGTGCATACAAGTTCAAACCAGGTGACAATCCACATATAAGATTAGATATCTTAAAAGAAATTGAAAAGAGAATACCAGGATTCCCTATCGTATTACACGGTTCATCATCAGTACCTCAACAATATGTTAGAATCATAAATGAAAACGGTGGTAAGATCGAAGATGCTTTAGGAATACCAGATGAACAATTACATATGGCATCTAAATCTGCAGTTGCTAAGATAAACGTAGATACAGACGGAAGATTAGCATTCACAGCAGGAGTTAGAAAAGCATTTGCTGACGATCCAACAGTATTTGACCCAAGAAAATACTTAGCTAAGGGTAGAGAATTCATGAAGAAATACTATAAAGAAAAGATAGTAGATGTTTATGGAGCTGAAGGAGCTTACAAAAAAGGTAAAGAAAGAAAGTAA
- a CDS encoding COG2426 family protein, with protein MLKYICVFLISMVPLIELRGAVIYGVALKLDIMKIMIISVIGNMLVVPIIFLFARRVLEWGKEFKYTSKVFKYFLEKGHNAGKKLESSSKYGVYVALFLFVGIPLPGTGAWTGTLAASLLDLDFKKTVISVLFGVVLAFLIMSCVSIGFRSLI; from the coding sequence ATGTTAAAATATATATGTGTATTTTTAATATCAATGGTTCCATTGATAGAGTTAAGAGGTGCTGTTATTTACGGTGTAGCACTTAAATTAGATATAATGAAAATAATGATAATTTCCGTTATAGGTAATATGCTAGTTGTACCAATAATATTCTTGTTTGCAAGAAGAGTCTTAGAATGGGGTAAAGAATTTAAATATACTAGTAAGGTATTTAAGTATTTTTTAGAAAAAGGGCATAATGCAGGTAAAAAGTTAGAATCTAGTTCAAAATACGGTGTTTATGTTGCCCTATTTTTATTTGTTGGAATACCATTACCAGGTACTGGAGCATGGACAGGTACTTTAGCCGCAAGCTTATTAGATCTTGATTTTAAAAAGACAGTAATCTCAGTTCTATTTGGGGTAGTATTAGCTTTTTTAATAATGAGCTGTGTTAGCATAGGATTTAGAAGTTTAATATGA
- a CDS encoding transglutaminase domain-containing protein yields the protein MKKLLIIYFLSINIFSNTLNLKEKIRQSFLNFDTDIQFVFTENISPNEIDSDVEQVMKEDDIKNLLVSTSIEVKENKENIRANIHVKYSVKKEDYILAEKKIDEWAKKNIKKNMSDYDKAKTIHDYIIQNITYSSTGKYDTRTYISGILDKKAACEGYANLFYKLAKKSKLEVNILAGMSRGLRHAWNQVKINGKWYNVDVTFDDPLGDRGNNYSYFLRSNKYFSKNHELTDKRLKPAPSDYDRKKIIGNYIENEKDLIKYINKNIRKGVIKINYGGTFDLKKLRDIISQGYTVRKVIFDDYEYIEINLRGDVSK from the coding sequence GTGAAGAAACTATTAATTATATATTTTTTGTCTATTAATATATTTTCAAATACATTGAATTTAAAAGAGAAAATAAGGCAAAGTTTTTTGAATTTTGATACTGATATACAGTTTGTATTTACTGAGAATATATCACCTAATGAGATAGATTCAGATGTAGAACAAGTGATGAAAGAGGATGATATAAAGAATCTTTTAGTTAGTACTAGTATAGAAGTAAAGGAAAATAAAGAGAATATACGTGCTAATATACATGTTAAATATTCAGTAAAAAAAGAAGACTACATATTAGCAGAAAAGAAAATAGATGAGTGGGCTAAGAAGAATATCAAAAAAAATATGAGTGATTACGATAAAGCCAAGACAATACATGACTATATTATACAAAATATTACATATAGTAGTACTGGTAAATATGATACTAGAACGTATATAAGTGGTATTTTAGATAAAAAAGCTGCTTGTGAAGGATATGCAAATTTATTCTATAAATTAGCAAAAAAATCAAAGTTAGAAGTTAATATATTAGCAGGAATGTCTAGAGGACTAAGACATGCATGGAATCAAGTAAAAATTAATGGAAAATGGTATAATGTGGATGTAACATTTGATGATCCATTAGGAGATAGAGGTAATAATTATTCATATTTTTTAAGAAGCAATAAGTACTTTTCTAAAAATCATGAATTAACAGATAAAAGATTAAAACCTGCACCATCAGATTATGATAGAAAGAAGATAATAGGTAATTATATAGAAAATGAAAAAGACCTTATTAAATATATAAATAAAAATATTCGTAAAGGTGTAATAAAGATAAATTATGGTGGTACTTTTGACTTAAAGAAATTAAGAGATATTATAAGTCAAGGATATACAGTTAGAAAAGTGATTTTTGATGATTATGAATACATTGAAATAAATTTAAGAGGAGATGTTTCTAAGTGA
- a CDS encoding ClC family H(+)/Cl(-) exchange transporter, with protein MKNKRKWIQISMRSLLFFVITGIICGFVITMYKLGINHFAKFMLSYLKVCNKTIYGKICFVLTFIVLGTVIYFMNNLDSMIKGSGIPVVYGIIDAKFKVNWKKTLVYKFVSSVLTVGSGMTLGREGPSVQIGGLVGEAVHKLSKESEEDERYYVGASAGAGLAVAFNAPITGVLFSVEEIFKKTNRKVFLSASVIVFCAVITSNLLLGNHPTLVDMPKIAALNMHTYIYVALIGILSGISGVLFNYIIIDRKDVFNKVLPLNKYFKFLVPFVVTAIILLIDGTTFGAGEHFLSMNMYGSYSIQKIVVLYLLKIFLLYLSFAVGVPGGSLVPLLVIGALLGNFYASILCTLGIIPPSMVIVFVMLAMCGHFSSIVRAPIAGIILILEMTGGSFEYLLSLAIVSLLAYTIAEALGKKPFYEDLYERMLGNR; from the coding sequence GTGAAGAATAAGCGAAAATGGATACAAATTAGTATGAGATCTCTTTTATTTTTTGTTATAACAGGTATAATATGCGGTTTTGTAATAACAATGTATAAATTGGGTATAAATCATTTTGCAAAATTTATGCTATCCTACTTAAAGGTATGTAACAAGACAATATATGGTAAGATATGTTTTGTTTTAACCTTTATTGTATTAGGTACAGTAATATATTTTATGAATAATTTAGATTCAATGATAAAGGGTTCTGGAATACCAGTAGTATATGGTATTATAGACGCTAAATTTAAAGTTAATTGGAAAAAGACTTTGGTGTATAAATTTGTATCAAGCGTATTAACAGTTGGATCAGGTATGACATTAGGAAGAGAAGGTCCATCTGTTCAAATAGGAGGGCTTGTAGGAGAAGCTGTACATAAGCTTTCAAAAGAAAGTGAAGAAGATGAAAGATATTATGTAGGTGCATCAGCAGGTGCAGGGCTTGCAGTTGCATTTAATGCACCAATAACAGGGGTTCTTTTTTCAGTGGAAGAAATATTTAAAAAGACTAATAGAAAGGTGTTTTTAAGTGCATCTGTAATAGTATTTTGTGCAGTAATAACATCAAATCTATTGTTAGGTAATCACCCTACATTAGTAGATATGCCAAAAATTGCAGCATTAAATATGCATACATACATTTATGTTGCACTAATAGGGATATTATCTGGTATTTCAGGTGTGTTGTTTAATTATATAATAATAGACAGAAAAGATGTATTCAATAAAGTATTACCTTTGAATAAATATTTTAAGTTTTTAGTTCCCTTTGTTGTAACTGCAATAATATTATTAATTGATGGTACAACATTTGGAGCAGGTGAACATTTTTTATCTATGAATATGTATGGTAGTTACTCTATACAAAAAATAGTAGTGTTGTACCTATTAAAAATATTCTTACTTTATTTATCATTTGCAGTAGGAGTTCCTGGAGGAAGCTTAGTTCCTTTATTGGTAATAGGAGCATTACTAGGTAATTTTTATGCAAGTATTTTATGTACTTTAGGTATAATACCACCTAGTATGGTAATAGTATTTGTAATGCTTGCAATGTGTGGACATTTTTCTTCAATAGTAAGAGCACCAATTGCTGGAATAATACTAATACTTGAAATGACTGGTGGTTCATTTGAATATCTATTAAGTCTTGCAATAGTTAGTTTACTAGCATATACAATAGCAGAAGCTTTAGGTAAGAAGCCATTCTATGAAGACTTATACGAAAGAATGCTAGGAAATAGGTAA
- a CDS encoding BglG family transcription antiterminator, which produces MILNEREIKILEKFYNKSELSIYELAKEFNVSERMIRYNIDRINDVLSFIRISPIKKSSKGTIILNIEGKENKILEIIKKLEPLDKNKKITIIQWLILFSKEKITITYLTKYFDLSRGTIINYLNELKKRLEVKGIKIENDNGLYLKGDRENLENYRFNILFDDIKYIYKEDDNEISVKLNEIIFQNIDKNTFKSIKQFIDEIISDFKLSVNDINYRILFTRFLIIFIEKSKSTKEYVIKESDKKYVLNKLRLLNLTSKVTKQMLEQIIDLVAWIKQSDNYQEKDVNIGVVVKNIISQVEAKINKNITKDKLLFEFLLQHVNALINRIDNGYMLDVQTLDESYKKKDAFFYIIKDSMGLLNNVLNKKIDDDEIHLLKIHFLASIERINRLELKPVEVAVITSFGSGSNKILVDNIQNRFYIKVSYVGSIYNFNKALKNNLNIKYILTTVKLDEKEYEDKIIVNISPVITEKERQTLLKLGFKSNINKILLSNIVDIVRRSSEKLDYEKFISELLNNFGDKIVNDIEILDEYENILKEENIIFNYDAKDIYDALEKGCSLLEGEFTDKSYTKDILSIYEKNNSHIIRYNGLILPHTKNNNNVHKTGVSIISLKEPVNIKETGEMIDTVVSFSIKDEKKSLDIISNLINMVFKSEFKEILNEKNKYKIVEYLKNYKL; this is translated from the coding sequence ATGATTTTAAATGAGCGTGAAATAAAGATATTAGAAAAATTCTATAACAAATCAGAACTTAGCATATATGAGTTAGCAAAAGAATTTAATGTATCAGAAAGAATGATACGTTATAACATAGATAGAATAAATGATGTATTGAGCTTTATTAGGATATCACCTATAAAAAAATCTTCTAAAGGTACAATAATTTTAAATATAGAGGGTAAAGAAAACAAGATATTGGAGATAATAAAAAAATTAGAACCTTTGGATAAAAATAAAAAAATAACAATTATACAGTGGTTAATCTTATTCTCAAAAGAAAAAATAACAATAACTTATTTAACAAAATATTTTGATTTATCAAGGGGTACAATAATAAATTACCTGAATGAATTAAAGAAAAGATTAGAAGTAAAGGGAATAAAAATTGAAAATGATAATGGTCTTTATTTAAAAGGGGATAGAGAAAATTTAGAAAATTATAGATTCAATATATTGTTTGATGATATAAAGTACATTTATAAAGAAGATGATAATGAGATTTCTGTAAAGTTAAATGAAATAATATTTCAAAACATAGACAAAAATACATTTAAGTCCATTAAACAATTTATAGATGAGATAATAAGTGATTTTAAATTAAGTGTTAATGATATAAATTACAGAATTTTATTTACTCGTTTTCTAATTATATTTATCGAAAAATCTAAAAGTACAAAAGAGTATGTGATAAAAGAGTCTGATAAAAAATATGTTTTGAATAAACTAAGATTATTAAATTTAACTAGTAAAGTAACAAAACAAATGCTAGAGCAAATTATAGATCTTGTAGCATGGATAAAACAAAGTGATAATTATCAGGAAAAAGATGTGAATATAGGTGTAGTTGTTAAAAATATAATTAGTCAGGTAGAAGCTAAGATAAATAAGAATATAACAAAAGATAAATTATTATTTGAATTTTTATTACAACATGTAAATGCATTAATTAACAGAATAGATAACGGATATATGCTTGATGTACAAACGTTAGATGAAAGCTATAAAAAGAAAGATGCTTTCTTCTATATTATAAAAGACTCTATGGGGTTATTAAATAATGTATTAAATAAAAAAATTGATGATGATGAAATACACTTATTAAAGATACATTTTTTAGCATCAATAGAACGTATAAATAGATTAGAATTAAAACCTGTAGAAGTTGCGGTTATAACATCATTTGGAAGTGGTAGTAATAAAATATTAGTAGATAATATACAAAATAGATTTTATATAAAAGTATCATATGTAGGATCTATATATAACTTTAATAAGGCTTTAAAAAATAATTTAAATATTAAATATATATTGACTACAGTAAAATTAGATGAAAAAGAATATGAAGATAAAATTATTGTTAATATAAGCCCAGTTATAACTGAAAAAGAAAGGCAAACATTACTTAAATTAGGTTTTAAGAGCAATATTAATAAAATACTTCTATCAAACATAGTAGATATAGTAAGAAGAAGTTCAGAGAAATTAGATTATGAAAAATTTATATCCGAGTTATTAAATAATTTTGGCGACAAGATAGTTAATGATATAGAAATATTAGACGAGTATGAAAATATTTTAAAAGAAGAAAATATCATATTTAACTATGATGCAAAAGATATTTATGATGCCTTAGAAAAAGGATGCAGCTTATTAGAAGGAGAATTTACAGATAAGAGTTATACAAAAGATATATTAAGTATATATGAAAAAAATAATTCACATATCATTCGATATAATGGCTTGATATTACCACATACAAAGAATAATAATAATGTTCATAAGACGGGAGTTTCAATAATAAGTTTAAAAGAACCTGTT